The DNA region GTTTGTTAGATGAGATCATGGAGCTCCAGTCCAAGGGGGGTTTACAGTCCTGTTTAGCTTCttgattgtgtggggtggacaggtgtctttatgcagctaaagacctcaaacaggtgcttctCATTTAGaataagtggagtggaggtgaaCTTGCTAGAGACggactaacaggtctttgagggccagaatttTTTGCTGACTGGAAGGTGTTCaaatacattgtgatttctggatttttttagattatgtctctcacagtggacatgcatcTAAGATGAAAATGTCAGACACCTCCATGATCTCttagtgggagaacttgcaaagttacagggtgttcaaatacttatttaccTCACTGTACATCTGTTATATATCTGCTGCACCATTATATTTATTTCTTACATGCCAAGATTTAAGCTATAATACCGCACAATAGAACCCTCATGGTTCTACAGATTACAGAGtttagctccaccccctctcctgGAGATCCACCACCCTGCAGAGtttagctccaccccctctcctgGAGATATACCGCCCTACAGAGtttagctccaccccctctcctgGAGATATACCGCCCTACAGAGtttagctccaccccctctcctgGAGATATACCGCCCTACAGAGtttagctccaccccctctcctgGAGATATACCGCCCTACAGAGTTTAGCCCTGCCCCCTCTCCTGGAGATCTACAGTCCTACAGAgtttagctccgccccctctgctGGACGTTGGTACCTGTATTTTGCTGCAGTGTTTGATCTTCTCCTCCTGTGGAATTGTGTTGGTGACCACCACAGCTTCAAAGTTGGCACTGTTGATACGGGAGATCGCAGGGCCAGAGAAGATGCCATGGGTCAGAATAGCATACACTTTAGTAGCTCCTGCAGAGAccaacctaacacacacacacacacacacacacacacacaataaaaaaacaagttgtatttATTTGATTCATTTGAAAAATGGTTGATTTGGCTGGTCTGTGATTGCACTGTGGCCGGTCTGTGACTACACTACGCCACTGTAACCACAAACAAATGTTATAAATTACAAAgtctaatttatttatatagcgcttttcacatgTTGTCCCAAAGCAGcattacaatcgtatgggtccaccGTATAGGTTATACACATCAccttgtgcatgcgtgtgtgtgtgtgtgtgtgtgtgtgtgtgtgtgtgtgtttcctcactTGTCCGCTGCATGGCACACAGTCCCACAGGTGTCGGCCATGTCGTCCACCAGGATGGCCACGCGGTCCTTCACGTCCCCCACCAACACCATACGGTCCACCTCATTCACCTTCTTCCTCTCCTTATGGATCAGCGCAAAGTCCACATTTAAACGGTCTGCTATGGACGTGaccctacacacatacagaggagcgcacacacacacaggtgcacacacacacacacacacacacacacacacacacacacacacacaggtgcacacacatGGTTTAGATAACATTCCTGTGtaccaaacatgcacacacatgcataccgCATGGTAAATGCTCACAGCAGATTCAAATACAAACCACATCCAGCATTACACACAACACTTTGcatcctgcaacacacacacacacacacacacacacacacacacacacacacacacacacacacacacacacacacaggtctatTAAGACGTGCTGACTACTCCATCCCAGACCTCTCTGAAACACTTGCTGCCACACATCTGTTCAACCCTCAGTCAGAGGGGTGGACACCTCACACATCTGGGCAGGACACCTCACACATCTGGGCAGGACACCTCACACATCTGGGGTGGACACCTCACACATCTGGGCAGGACACCTCACACATCTGGGGTGGACACCTCACACATCTGGGCAGGACACCTCACACATCTGGGGTGGACACCTCACACATCTGGGCAGGACACCTCACACATCTGCTCAACCCTCAGTCTGATAACCCTGTCAAAGAGGTTCTGTCTGTAGTCACGAACACCGCCCACACCGTCTGGAACACAGCTCAAGTTTCTGAGAGGGGGAATATATCTACTAAGATCCTTCACAAGCCCAGACTATTCAACATGTTCACGGCACACAAAAAGAAAACGCTGTGATTTGTTAGAGCGCTGAGTTGCATATTACAGCCTTCTGTGATATCAGTATTGCAGACATCATTATAATGATATATTTTAAAGCACTAGCAGAGCAGCAGAATTAGAAAGACATTTTCTAAGCCACACAGTGTTAGCCAGTGATACCCAATTCCTCTTGAATTGTTGAAACAGGGTCTCTGACAAagtgaaactcacacacacacacacagcaatctTACCCTCCACACCTGAAGGAAATAAAACACAGTCATGTCCACCTTTGTCCATGCTTCTGAAAGCTGTTCAACAATGTTCAGTT from Brachyhypopomus gauderio isolate BG-103 unplaced genomic scaffold, BGAUD_0.2 sc80, whole genome shotgun sequence includes:
- the prps1a gene encoding ribose-phosphate pyrophosphokinase 1a isoform X5, with protein sequence MVLVGDVKDRVAILVDDMADTCGTVCHAADKLVSAGATKVYAILTHGIFSGPAISRINSANFEAVVVTNTIPQEEKIKHCSKIQVIDISMILAEAIRRTHNGESVSYLFSHVPL